From Ptiloglossa arizonensis isolate GNS036 chromosome 10, iyPtiAriz1_principal, whole genome shotgun sequence, the proteins below share one genomic window:
- the LOC143152299 gene encoding uncharacterized protein LOC143152299 isoform X1, with translation MILNLRSQSTYNSQRNTIFRANFLVWYSRAAVTKIRAFQPFRKYFTANKQCHTRVSKYTVNGVPSAFSSPPLCKRVTMPAVSIYRCAHLNFPNLSCWKTFFTIRSTNLHVGIVPRFRNLIPVMVSRTKENGNVSIPIFVQSTKKHSVLFTDVKNRKLYTQRQMAFTHC, from the exons ATGATCTTAAATCTTCGTTCACAGTCTACTTACAATTCTCaaaggaatacaatttttcgagcTAATTTCCTTGTGTGGTATTCCAGGGCCGCGGTCACCAAGATTCGAGCCTTTCAAccgtttagaaaatatttcactgCTAACAAGCAGTGCCATACACGCGTCAGTAAGTATACTGTTAATGGCGTCCCGTCAGCGTTCAGTTCCCCACCACTTTGTAAGCGGGTCACGATGCCGGCTGTTTCGATTTACAGATGCGCTCATCTCAACTTCCCGAATTTATCTTGCTGGAAGACATTTTTTACCATTAGAAGCACAAATCTCCATGTTG gtATAGTTCCAAGATTTAGAAATCTCATACCGGTCATGGTATCTCGTACGAAGGAAAATGGTAACGTATCGATACCAATTTTTGTGCAATCAACGAAGAAGCATTCAGTTTTATTCACAGATGTCAAGAATCGTAAATTGTATACGCAAAGGCAAATGGCTTTTACGCATTGTTAG
- the LOC143152299 gene encoding uncharacterized protein LOC143152299 isoform X2, whose product MILNLRSQSTYNSQRNTIFRANFLVWYSRAAVTKIRAFQPFRKYFTANKQCHTRVNALISTSRIYLAGRHFLPLEAQISMYSSKI is encoded by the exons ATGATCTTAAATCTTCGTTCACAGTCTACTTACAATTCTCaaaggaatacaatttttcgagcTAATTTCCTTGTGTGGTATTCCAGGGCCGCGGTCACCAAGATTCGAGCCTTTCAAccgtttagaaaatatttcactgCTAACAAGCAGTGCCATACACGCGTCA ATGCGCTCATCTCAACTTCCCGAATTTATCTTGCTGGAAGACATTTTTTACCATTAGAAGCACAAATCTCCAT gtATAGTTCCAAGATTTAG
- the LOC143152299 gene encoding uncharacterized protein LOC143152299 isoform X3, which translates to MILNLRSQSTYNSQRNTIFRANFLVWYSRAAVTKIRAFQPFRKYFTANKQCHTRVNALISTSRIYLAGRHFLPLEAQISMLV; encoded by the exons ATGATCTTAAATCTTCGTTCACAGTCTACTTACAATTCTCaaaggaatacaatttttcgagcTAATTTCCTTGTGTGGTATTCCAGGGCCGCGGTCACCAAGATTCGAGCCTTTCAAccgtttagaaaatatttcactgCTAACAAGCAGTGCCATACACGCGTCA ATGCGCTCATCTCAACTTCCCGAATTTATCTTGCTGGAAGACATTTTTTACCATTAGAAGCACAAATCTCCATGTTG gtATAG
- the Pasi1 gene encoding septate junction component pasiflora 1, whose translation MAFLKSCWSPFVWANNVKTGSKAIAFYTIAISIIHVTLICYQLNGGDSTQLYNPLFEADVRGSMQVVGGFFIFYFIFLTISALLMVHGIREGIRGWLLPWLILWFVACLFQLVFGLWLVGGYYIYLEATFAAMCIWFWMSYNIYCWLVVLSMYKVFEELQSPNIELLWP comes from the exons atggcTTTTTTAAAGTCTTGTTGGTCACCATTTGTTTGGGCGAATAATGTCAAGACAGGATCCAAAGCCATTGCCTTTTACACAATT GCAATCAGTATAATACATGTTACACTGATCTGTTATCAATTAAATGGAGGAGATTCGACCCAATTGTATAATCCTTTATTCGAAGCCGATGTCAGGGGAT CTATGCAAGTTGTTGGAGGCTTTTTTATATTCTACTTTATTTTCCTAACCATATCGGCACTGTTAATGGTACATGGAATAAGAGAAGGAATACGAGGATGGTTACTTCCTTGGCTAATATTATGGTTTGTTGCATGTTTATTCCAATTGGTTTTTGGACTTTGGCTCGTAGGAGGTTACTATATCTAC CTCGAAGCAACGTTTGCAGCAATGTGTATTTGGTTTTGGATGTCGTATAAT ATATACTGTTGGTTAGTTGTTTTGTCAATGTACAAAGTATTTGAAGAACTACAATCTCCAAATATAGAGCTTCTATGGCCATAA